In Aulosira sp. FACHB-615, the following are encoded in one genomic region:
- a CDS encoding CopG family transcriptional regulator, translating into MMDRTAALGFSSFPTSSKKQIVKQITVDLTPDEAQTLEKYCGQTGQAISNVIEELIRGLPVS; encoded by the coding sequence ATGATGGATAGAACAGCTGCGCTTGGATTTTCTAGTTTTCCAACCTCCAGTAAAAAACAAATAGTCAAGCAAATAACTGTGGACTTGACTCCAGACGAAGCTCAAACGCTAGAGAAATATTGTGGGCAAACAGGCCAAGCAATCTCGAATGTGATTGAGGAACTCATTCGAGGCTTACCTGTGAGCTAA
- a CDS encoding CopG family transcriptional regulator, whose product MNKKWAVKRITINLALNEAKNLEKYCDQTGRPATDVIRELIRGLATTRSE is encoded by the coding sequence ATGAATAAAAAATGGGCGGTCAAGCGAATAACCATCAACCTAGCACTAAACGAAGCGAAGAACCTGGAAAAATATTGTGACCAGACAGGAAGGCCAGCAACAGATGTCATCAGAGAACTGATTCGCGGATTGGCTACTACAAGGTCTGAGTAG